A genomic region of Carassius carassius chromosome 27, fCarCar2.1, whole genome shotgun sequence contains the following coding sequences:
- the LOC132106648 gene encoding prostaglandin G/H synthase 2-like — protein sequence MNILVLFNLLHLGFVVCQGANPCCSQPCQNRGVCTALGSDSYECDCTRSGYHGQNCTTPEFLTWVKVSLKPSPNTVHYILTHFKSLWNIVNNISFLRNGIMRYVLTSRAHLIESPPIFNADYGYKSWEAYSNLSYYTRTLPPVPHDCPTPMGVAGKKELPDVKLLAEKLLLRRKFIPDPQRTSLMFAFFAQHFTHQFFKTDMKKGPAFTSAINHGVDLGHIYGQDLERQHKLRLFKDGKLRYQVVDGEVYPPTVSEVQVVMHYPPHVPESRRFAVGHEAFGLVPGLMMYATIWLREHNRVCDILKQEHPDWDDERLFQTSRLILIGETIKIVIEDYVQHLSGYHFKLKFDPELLFNERFQYQNRISSEFNTLYHWHPLMPDEFHIQDEVYNYNQFLFNTSILTDHGVNSLVESFTKQIAGRVAGGRNVAPAVLKVAIKSIESSRQMRYQSINAYRKRFNMKPYKSFEEMTGEKEMAAELEEMYGDVDAVELYAGLLIEKPRTNAIFGETMVEMGAPYSLKGLMGNPICSPEYWKPSTFGGKVGFEIVNTASLQKLVCNNVKGPCPMASFYVPNVKDSVPTTINASTSHSDQNVNPTVLLKERTSEL from the exons ATGAATATTTTGGTATTATTTAATCTTTTGCACCTGGGGTTCGTGGTTTGCCAAGGAG CCAACCCCTGTTGCTCTCAGCCATGTCAGAATCGAGGTGTCTGTACGGCATTGGGCTCAGACTCTTATGAATGTGACTGTACACGCTCTGGATATCACGGTCAAAACTGCACAACAC CTGAGTTTCTCACATGGGTGAAAGTTTCTCTGAAGCCTTCTCCCAACACGGTGCATTATATTCTCACACACTTTAAAAGCTTGTGGAATATTGTCAACAACATATCGTTTTTGAGAAACGGCATAATGAGATACGTGCTAACAT CTCGTGCCCATCTGATTGAGAGCCCCCCTATATTCAATGCAGACTATGGTTACAAAAGCTGGGAAGCCTACTCAAATCTCTCCTACTACACTCGCACACTGCCTCCTGTCCCACACGATTGCCCAACACCAATGGGAGTTGCAG GAAAAAAAGAGCTGCCAGACGTGAAGCTTCTGGCTGAGAAGCTGCTTCTCAGGAGGAAGTTCATCCCAGACCCTCAGCGCACCAGTCTTATGTTCGCTTTCTTTGCCCAACATTTTACCCACCAGTTCTTCAAAACAGACATGAAGAAAGGTCCAGCCTtcacaagtgccataaatcacgGG GTTGACTTGGGACACATATACGGACAGGACCTTGAACGCCAACACAAGCTGAGACTTTTCAAGGATGGCAAACTGAGATATCAG GTTGTGGATGGTGAGGTTTATCCTCCGACAGTTAGTGAGGTTCAAGTAGTCATGCACTACCCTCCTCATGTACCTGAGTCTCGTCGGTTTGCCGTTGGTCACGAAGCCTTTGGACTGGTTCCCGGACTCATGATGTATGCCACCATCTGGCTGCGTGAACACAACCGAGTGTGTGACATACTAAAGCAGGAGCATCCTGACTGGGATGACGAGAGGCTGTTTCAGACCTCACGGCTCATCCTTATTG GCGAGACGATCAAAATTGTCATTGAAGATTATGTGCAACATCTCAGTGGATACCACTTTAAGCTCAAGTTTGATCCTGAACTTCTCTTCAACGAGCGTTTCCAGTACCAGAACAGGATCTCTTCTGAGTTCAACACTCTTTACCACTGGCACCCCCTTATGCCTGATGAATTTCACATCCAGGATGAAGTCTACAATTATAATCAGTTTCTCTTCAACACATCTATACTGACAGACCATGGCGTCAACAGCTTGGTTGAGTCCTTCACCAAACAGATTGCTGGAAGG GTGGCTGGAGGGCGTAACGTTGCACCAGCTGTGTTAAAGGTGGCCATAAAGTCAATTGAAAGTAGCAGGCAAATGCGCTACCAATCTATCAATGCCTACAGGAAACGCTTCAACATGAAGCCATACAAATCATTCGAAGAAATGACAG GAGAAAAGGAGATGGCTGCTGAACTTGAAGAGATGTACGGTGATGTGGATGCTGTGGAGCTTTATGCTGGGCTGCTGATTGAGAAGCCCAGGACCAACGCCATCTTTGGGGAGACCATGGTGGAAATGGGTGCCCCCTACTCCCTCAAAGGACTTATGGGAAATCCCATCTGTTCCCCCGAGTACTGGAAACCGAGCACCTTTGGTGGCAAAGTGGGTTTTGAGATTGTCAATACTGCCTCTCTGCAGAAATTGGTTTGCAATAATGTCAAAGGGCCCTGCCCTATGGCATCCTTCTACGTGCCTAATGTAAAAGATTCAGTACCAACCACCATTAATGCAAGCACTTCCCACTCGGATCAAAACGTCAACCCAACAGTTTTACTGAAAGAAAGGACATCTGAGCTCTGA